Below is a window of Conger conger chromosome 16, fConCon1.1, whole genome shotgun sequence DNA.
TGTTAGCATACTAATTGTGTGGGTAAATTTTAAATGGATGTACTTGACTGTAAATGTTAGCCTTTGGCCATGACCGTAATTGTAAACTACGCATTTGAACATCCCAGAAGAGCGAACTGCCCTCTTGATATACTGTGACAGGCTCAAGCTGTAATTACAGATCACGTGACAGTTATTccgctgacgcttttatctggagcagtgtggggttcagggtCTGGCTCAAAGGCCCCACAGCTGCActgctcttattgtggctgcaccggggcttgaaccagcgaCCTCCTGGCTGAATCCCGCTCTGCCGGTGTTTCTCAGATCCTGCGGATCTGCACGCGCTACACGCCGGACCAGGACACCATGACGTTCTCCGACGGGCTGACGCTCAACCGCACGCAGATGCACAACGCCGGCTTCGGCCCGCTCACCGACCTCGTCTTCGCCTTCGCCAATCAGCTGCTGCCCCTGGAGATGGACGACGCCGAGACCGGCCTGCTCAGCGCCATCTGCCTGCTGTGTGGAGGTACTGCAGcctgcacactgcaccctgcatactgcacactgcctACCTCAACATGCATACTGCACCCAGCATATTGCACACTGCCTACCTCAACATGCATACTGCATCCTGCTGACAGTACACTGTCTACCTCAACATGCATACTGTACCCTGCCTGCCTCACACTGCCTACTGCACCCTGCCTACTGCACCCTGCCTACTGCTCCCTGCCTACTGCACCCTGCCTACCTCAACATGCATACTGCACCCTGCCGACAGCACACTGCCTACTGCACCCAGCATACTGCACCCTGCCTACCTCAACATGCATATTGCACGGTCTTCTGCACCCTTCCCCGGACCTGTTGCACTCTCAGCAGAGTGGAACAGTAGAGAGAGGTCCAGCTCTGTGCCTACATCtgcttctgcagactttggggAAGTTTCTGACGATAAGCTGTCGAACCGTGCTTTTTGAGTCCTTACTGGGTTCGCACAGGTCATTGGATAGCATAGCTTGTAAGGTAGTAAAATGGTTTATTTCAGTGAATTCAGAGAAAAAGCTGCAACCTTGCAGTTGTTCTCCATCGCACATGCACAGTGCCTGTGTGAGCATTTTCTCTGGCGTTTCTCAGAGAGGAGCAGTAGGCTTGTGTAATTACGCAGGCTCATAGCACGTCCCGACCTctagggtaagggttagggcTAAAGCAGACCAACTTTACTCGCCTTCCCCTGTTTCTCCAGCCAATCGACTTTCAGCACTATTCTCCCCCAGCCAATGGAGTGTCAGCACTATCCTCCCCCAGCCAATGGAGTGTCAGCACTATCCTCCCCCAGCCAATCGAGTGTCAGCACTATCCTCCCCCAGCCAATCGAGTGTCAGCACTATCCTCCCCCAGCCAGTGGAGGTAGAGCAATAGGCTCAGCACTGGTGTGGAGGCTGGTGATGTCATGGGTGGAAATTCTCTTCATGTCTTCGGCAGTCATTCCCTGTCTCTGCTCtgcgacctttgacctttcctCAGCAGGGCTCATGTTTAAGATGGTGTCTCATGCTTCGCTTTATTGAGTTGTGATGCTCAGGCTAACTATGCTGTCAGCTGCCACCTCCATCTTGTTCAAACCGTTATTAATAAACATTATGAATAAATTGGACCTGTGTGTACaaccagttacattacattagttactTACTAATGTAACTTGTAtccgaagtgacttacagttgattgtgtgtgtgcgtgtgcagaccGGCAGGATCTGGAGCAGTCTGAGAAGGTGGACGTGCTGCAGGAGCCTCTGCTGGAGGCTCTGAAGATGTacgtgaggaggaggaggccccACAAACCACACATGTTCCCCAAGATGCTGATGAAGATCACTGACCTGAGGAGCATCAGCGCCAAGggtgagactcacacacacacacacacagccacacactctctcactcacacacacactctcacacacacacacacacacacacacacagacacacactctctcactcacacacacacacacacacacacacactctctcactcacacacacacacacacacacacacacacacacacacactctcatacacacacacacacacagacacacactctctcactcacacacacacacacacacacacacacgctgttgcTGTGGCCTGtaaccctcctcttcctctctcagggGCGGAGCGTGTGATTACTCTGAAGATGGAGATCCCTGGCGCCATGCCGCCTCTCATCCAGGAGATGCTGGAGAACTCTGAGGGGATGGAGAGCAAggagggggggtcgggggggtccggggcgggcgggcggggcagCGGGGGGGGCCCCCCGGGCAGCTGCAGCCCCAGCCTGTCGCccagctccacacacagcagccccaCCCCAAACTCCCCGTAGACTGGGTCTCTACCTCCCCCAAACACCGCCACCAAcccccctcctggagcagaCCCACCTGGAGCAGGCCCGGGAATCTCTGAGGAGCCCCCCCTCCCGGAACACAGATGCGGGAGTCTCTCCTGGTGCCCCCCCTCCCGGAACACAGATGCGGGAGTCTCTCCTGGTGCCCCCTATCCgccccctcacacaccccacttCACCCAAACCAGACTGAAGCGGTATTCACTCCCaggccgggggggagggggggtgtcccTGTGGCCGCCCACAGAGGaaggacggacggacagacagcagACGGACACAGGATGCTGTTTGTCCACTGAGGCCACCGTAGTTCTGACAGAGCAGGGTCCACAGAGAGAAGGCCCTTCCCTTTGAGACAGATGCTTTCTTACAAAAgatttacaaatataaatataaatatattatatatatataaagactGAGGAATGATTGTAATTGAATGGTGATGGAATGACtagtgaaaagtgtttttgtttttttaagttttccCACTGTTTCCGAGATGAGATGCGATTGTGTTTGCTTCACTGTTCTGGTATGTTTGTGCTCATGATATTGACGGAAATTCTCGACAGCGTGATTGCAAGCTGGTATAAGTGAAAagagtacaaaaaaaaagtcaaagccAGATTTCTTTTCCACACGTGCACAGGGTTGGGATAAAAATGGTGACACAAACTGTTCTCTgtttgttttgaatgttttgttttttcattttaatgaagaaaaaaaagattataaatgCTGTTATACTGGTTCCATGTGCTTAGGTCACAGGTAGTGGAAAAACAGTGAAGATTATCTTTGTGAAGGTGGATTTAAGTTGCCCCTAAAATAATGTACATAAGCTGTATTCATTCTTTAAAGTATGAAGAGTTTAGCcttcactttttttaaagagcctttcgttttttgttttgttttgtttgtttaagaaGTCATTTTAAGCACATTTTACTGCAGGACTGGTGCTGCTGGACTTAGGAAGCGTAAATAAGGGGCAGATGTGTAATGTAACAGGGTGGGAACAGCCGATTCCACGTTTCCCGAACATAAAGGATCAGAATGTGACCAGCGCTGCTGTGGCCAGGACAGGTCCGCCTGGGGCTCTCTGGGGCTGGGTCCGCCTGGGGCTCTCTGGGGCTCTCTGGGGCTCTCTGGGGCTCTCTGGGGCTCTCTGGGGCTGGTGGGTCCACCTGGGGCTCTCTGGGGCTCTCTGGGGCTCTCTGGGGCTCTCTGGGGCTGGTGGGTCCACCTGGGGCTCTCTGGGGCTCTCTGGGGCTCTCTGGGGCTCTCTGGGGCTCTCTGGGGCTGGTGGGTCCACCTGGGGCTCTCTGGGGCTGGGTCCACCCGCTCCGTCTCCTTTTCCTGCGTCGATTTCCAAACGtcgattcattacattacatattcaaagccacatcagttacagatgtggcagatggggagaggtggatccacaggtcagttacagacgtggcagatggggagaggtggatccacaggtcagttacagacgtggcagatggggagaggtggatccacaggtcagttacagacgtggcagatggggagaggtggatcgtTTATACGTCACGCTTTCCAAACAAATACTTCCACATAGGAATGTGCTCATGATTTCCTGCTCTAGAAAACATCAGCTTCTAGCTCtcagaaggaacatttaagtgGGAATTTCCTTAGAGATGGCTCCCCTTGATGGATTTCTGGGTCAGGGAAagaacaaggagacaggaggtGAAAAGAGCCCCTGCtttcaggaagtgatgtcatgtgACACCAGAGTGAGGCGAGGCTTTGAGGTGGGTGGTGTCAGAGTTTGAGgatatgcatgtgcgtgtgagagtgtgtgtgtgtgtgtgtgtgagtgtgtgtgtgtgtgagagtgtgagtgtgtgtgtgtgagagtgtgtgtgtgtgtgcgtgtgcgtgtgcgagagtgtgagtgcgtgtgtgtgtgagtgtgtgagagtgtgagagtgtgtgtgtgtgtgcgtgtgtgtgcgtgtgcatgtgtgcatgtgtgagagtgtgtgcgtgtgagagtgtgtgtgtgtgtgagagagtgtgtgtgtgtgtgtgtgtgagtgtgtgtgtgtgtgtgtgagtgtgtgtgagtgtgagtgcgtgtgtgtgtgagagtgtgagtgtgtgtgagagtgtgtgtgtgtgtgtgtgagagtgtgtgtgtgtgtgtgtgagagtgtgagtgtgtgcgggtgcgtgtgcgtgagtgtgtgtgtgagtgtgagtgtgtgtgtgtgagagtgtgtgtgtgtgtgtgtgtgtgtgtgagagtgtgtgtgtgtgtgtgtgagtgtgtgtgtatgtgagtgtgtgtgtgtgtgagagtgtgtgtgtgtgtgtgagagagtgtgtgtgtgtgtgtgtgagagtgtgagtgtgtgagagtgtgtgtgtgtgtgtgtgtgagagtgtgtgtgtgtgtgtgtgagagtgtgagtgtgtgagtgtgtgtgtgtgtgagagtgtgtgtgtgtgagagtgtgagtgcgtgtgtgtgcttgtatgcatGTACCCTGGGGTCCGTCTGCTTTCCGTACGCGGGTGGATCATGAGGGAGCTGGAAGCAGCAGGGCGCGCTCATGGAGACCCGAGCGGCCTTTgggctcctctctgctcctcgcTCCACCCACTGGGACAGGCTAGGAAATGATCTGAAGACCGGGACATCATGAGGACACAAATTAGGCAAATGCTAAgcgctagaagtagaagtttgGAACTCCTAATCTTGCCTTTGCGCTAGAGGGAACGTGAGCGCATCCTTTGTGGCAGTATTTCTGGAAAGATCCCAAAGACACCTATGGTAACCATGGCAGCCACACACCCAAGTTAAACAAGAGGAAGTGTTTCAGCTGTCAGGTTGTGAGGAGAAGTACGTTAATAAACAATTCTGTTTGTCATCTTCCAAATGAGCCTGCCTTTCTTCTGCGTCCTCTTATAGTGTTAATTAGGCTACTAAATGGTTAAATATCACTATATTGCTGTCAGTGCTAAATGTAACACTTGACCGATCGTTTTATTTAGCTAAAGGTTAAATGCCAGGCTAAAATGATGGGTTAATGGAAACTAGCAATTAGGGGTGCAAAAAGCTAACTTGCACTTATAATTGTCTGAattgaatgaaataaatgtatattcaaaataatgtaaatagcAGTAATCACACATTTCATGCAAGACATGAATtctgtattgaaaacaatgtcaggatTGTCACCACCCGCCTTGCTCCTCAACTCCCCACCACGCCCAGATAACTactggggaaggagggagactgggagagggatatGTTTGGTACACGGATTCAGAGCCGAATTGCTAAACGCAAAActgcacacagaaaggccccagtcGGGATTCAGAGCCAGGATGTTGTCGTGAGGCAGGTATGTTGCAAATCTCTCTAAGCTATACAAATCTCCATTGGCTATACAGATCTCCTGAGTCGATATTGCATTCGATCTCTCTAATTCTGATGCTTAATAGACTACATACCAGAATAACCCCATacagaaaaatagatttttaattcTCAATGGGAATAGGCTACTTCTGGTAAAATAaacgtaaaataaaaaattacaaaatgcaGAGTAGGCTAGTAGTCTGAATCCATTCGCGGATTTACCTGTACGGTCACTTCGTAGCCTATTCCAAAACAACCCCGTCTAGGTGTCATCCCACGTCCCGACACCAGGTGGCGGTCACAGAACGAACCGTGGTGGTGACGGCCATGAATGGCCGTGAAGTCCTCTCGGCTACGTGTAGCAATACATATGAGCTGCGCCCAGTGATGGCGTTTCTAACTGGTAGGTCTTTGTAAAGAGTCTGATATTTTGGTTATAACTCACTGAAGAAGAAATCGAAAGAATTATATTCAT
It encodes the following:
- the rarab gene encoding retinoic acid receptor alpha-B isoform X3, which gives rise to MVYTCHREQSCIINKVTRNRCQYCRLQRCLEVGMSKESVRNDRNKKKKEEKKQPECTESYVLSPATEAMIERVRKAHQETFPSLCQLGKYTTNNSAQHRVALDVDLWDKFSELSTKCIIKTVEFAKHLPGFTTLTIADQITLLKAACLDILILRICTRYTPDQDTMTFSDGLTLNRTQMHNAGFGPLTDLVFAFANQLLPLEMDDAETGLLSAICLLCGDRQDLEQSEKVDVLQEPLLEALKMYVRRRRPHKPHMFPKMLMKITDLRSISAKGAERVITLKMEIPGAMPPLIQEMLENSEGMESKEGGSGGSGAGGRGSGGGPPGSCSPSLSPSSTHSSPTPNSP